The window GGCTCCCGGACGGCTATGACGTCGACTTTGCCGGCGAAGGTGAATGGAAGATCACGCTCGATGTTTTTCGCGACCTGGGCTTGGCCTTCGTGGCTGCTCTGATCGGCATCTATATCCTGCTCGTGGGTCAGACGAAGTCTTTTGTCATTCCGGTAGTCGTGATGCTGGCCATCCCATTGACGGTTCTCGGCATTATGCCCGGCTTCTGGCTTCTGAACCTTGTCGCCGGATCGCATGTGGGGCAGTATGCGGACGCGATCTTCTTCACTGCCACGGGCATGATCGGCATGATCGCGTTGGCCGGAATCGTCACGCGCGATTCAATCATCCTGGTGGACTTCATTCATCTGTCGCTGGCCAAAGGGCGCAGCTTGTTCGACGCGATCATGGAGAGCCGTGTGGTGCGATTGCGTCCGATCCTGCTCACTGCGGGCACGGCTTTGTTGTCGGCCCTGCCTATCACCATTGATCCGATCTTCTCGGGCCTAGCGTGGTCGCTGATTTTCGGGCTGGTCGCCTCGACGATTTTCACGCTCTTTGTGATCCCCGTGACCTACTGGCTCTTGTACGCCAACAAGCCCGGTCACGGCCTCCCGGCAACGGAGGAGTGAGAAACGCTCTTCTTGGATGGCGCCGATCACCGGTGGACAGGCGCCGCCATTGAGGAGGGTGACGCCGTCTCGACGGGCTTCGACGGGGTGGCAATGTGTCGCGCAGGGGCGGCGGTATCCGACCCAGGTGGTCGACGCTCGAAGAAGATCACATCGCGCACAAGGCCTGCGGGATCATATTCGCGAGCCAGCAGGTCCGCGAAACCGCGAATGTCGAGCCCGGCCAGGGAGCCGGATTGAACCTCCGAATAGTCGGTACGACGAATGAGGACGAGCCTGGGTGGTCTGGCACGCAGGGTTTCCACGACTTCGTGGACCAGGAATTCGGCGTTGGCGCCGAGGGCGTGCAACTTGCCAAGCTCGAAGAAGCGGCTGGGCGAGAACCGGTGACTGAAACGATAGACTCCCGGCTCAAAGCCCCACATGTAGATCTCGTCGGTGGGAGCCGTTCTGCGAACGACTTCCGCAGCGATGACTTGAAGGCAATCGCGATCGGGATCCTCATATGCGTAGTAGATGCTGCGCTTCATGTCGAACTGGTAAATCTCCAGCGCCGGCCGGAACATCAGCCATCCGGCCGTCAGAGTGACGACCATCGTCAGTCCCCGAACGTGAAGCGGCCTGATGGTCAGCATCGGCCGCAAGAACGAGAAGGTCTGAGCGGACAGCCAGAAAAGCGGCACGTAGGTTGCATGCCAATACCGGGGGATGTGTGCCGGTCCCCAGGTCACCGTCCAGGCACCAAACCCGAGCCACACGGTCAGCAGCAGGACCAGATCATTGGGAAGGTGTTGCGGGCCAATTTGCTCATCGGGATCGGGGCGTCGCCATCGGACGACACTCGCAAGCAAACCGATGCCTGCCAGCCAGATGATCGGCCAGAGGGGCTCCAACTGCGAGGTCAGCTTGGATGCCTGATAGTCGACGGGCACAAACCAACTGTGCCCATTCCTGACAAATACCAGGTTGCTGGTGAACACCGCGAAGACGGCTTCACCCAAGCTGCCCTGGGCGCGTAGCACCGCACAAACGCAACCGATGACGGCCACAAACCCCGTGCACGCCGCCAATAAGATTCGCAGAAGGGGGTGCCTGAAGCCGCGGCGGCGGATGGTTTCGATGAGGGTGACGACACCGAGGGCGATCAGGCCTCCTAACGCGTGTTGTTTGGCCGTGAATGCCAGAGCCAACGCCATTCCGCCGACAAGTCCCCACGCCGTGAGGCGGCGCTTCGTGGCCCGCCAGGCGAGGAGCAGGCATAAGGCGGCGAGGCTTTCGAACAAGGTTGCATAGAGTTCCGTTCCGTTGGTGCAGCCTTCGTTGCGGCGTAACGAGATGACAAACGCAGCCAGCAGGGCGGTCGCGCCGGCAACGTGAGGACCGAAGCAAATCCAGACGCCGACGGCCACGCAGGCGACGCAGGCCGCTGCCGCCATGCCCGCAGCAACCGTGATTGCAACCGTCGAGTCGTTGGTCAGGGCAAGTACGGCCGCATTCACCCATGGGAGCAGGGGGGGCTTGTTGTCCCAGCAGTCGACGTACAACGTGCGCCCGGCCAGGATGCACTGCCCCATGTATTCGAACATGTGTCTGTCCTGGGAGGCGGGCCAGTGGTGTGCGGCCCAACTGCCTGAGACGATCAGGACCACCGAGCCGAGGAGCGCAAGAGCCGACAGGATGTTGACAAGAGATTTCACAGCACGCCTTTGCCCTTACGGAGCTGCGACGCCGGAGGTTGGTTTGGTGGTGCTGCCCACTACATGGATAAACAGCGCGTCCGTCTCGCCGGGCAGGTCGGGCCGTGTATCAACGGTCACCACGACGCGCTCTCCGACGGCGGCCAGCTTCTTCTCGAGCAGAATTCGGTCGAGCGCGGCCGGGATGCGGCTCAGCCGAGCCTCGGGTGGATGACATACCGCGACGACACCGTAGAGCATGGCCATCTTGCGACAGACTCGTTCGTCATCCGTGACCGCAAGGATGGGCTGGTGGACGCGATGTTTGCTGAGCAATCGCGCCGCGTCCCCCTTCCGCGTCCAAACGGCGATCAATCGGGTCTGAAGCCGCTCGGCCACCACGACTGCCCCGTCAGCCACCGCCATGTCCAGACAAGGCCTGATCAGCGAATCGCCGCCAAGATCGTGCCGGAATTGATCATGAAAGGTCTCGGTCTGTTCGGCGATGCGGCGAATCATCCGGACCGCCGGAAGGGGATACTTGCCGACCGAGGTCTCAGCCGAAAGCATGACCGCATCGGCATGGTCGAGAATGGCATTGGCGACATCGCTGACCTCGGCCCGGGTGGGAACCGGCGATTCGACCATTGACTGCAGCATTTGCGTGGCGACGATCACCGGCTTGCGAGAGCGTCGGCACAACAGGCAAATCTTCTTCTGGATCAGCGGCACACGCGAGACGTCCATCTCAACGCCGAGATCGCCGCGAGCGACCAAGACAACGTCGGACTGGTCGATGATCGACTGAAGCGAATCGACCGCTTCGGGTTTTTCGATTTTGGAGACAAGATGAATGGGGCTGTTGTGCCGCAGGACGATCTCTCTGAGCTCGATAAGGTCTTCCGGCCGTCTGACGAACGACAAGGCCACGAAATCAAGGTCGTTGGAAATGGCCCATTCCAGATCTTCGCGATCCTTGCCGGTCAGGGCAGGTGATGACACCTTTGAATCCGGCAGGTTGATACCCTTGCGATCGCTGATTACTCCGGGAACCTCGACCTCGCAGACCAATTCGTCGGCGGTCTTGGAGCGGGCCCGCAACTGCACATTGCCGTCATCGATCAAGAGCCTGTGCCCGACCTGGACGTCGTCAAGAAGGGCAGGGTAGGAACTGGTTAGAGTCTGGGCGTTCCCCAGGGCGTCTCCGCGCCGAAAAACCACCGTGGCCCCTTTGATAAGCTCGCACTTGCCCCCGTCGATGCGGTTGAGGCGGATTTTGGGGCCGCACAGGTCGCCCATCACAGCAACCATGGCCTGACGCCGTCCGGCCTCGCTTCGGATGTGCTGAAGCATCTGCTGGTGCGTGTCCAGCGTGCCGTGCGAGAAGTTGAGCCGAAAGACGTTGACGCCGGCGTCGATCATGGCACCCAGGGTCTGGGCGTCCGAGCAGGCAGGTCCGACGGTGGCGACGAGTCTGGTCCTGATCATGGACGATAGTGTATGCGGACAAACCGGCTTTGTACAATAGCAGCTATTGGAGCATATGGGTTGCTGATTGCCTGCGGGCCTGCCTCTCGCCGGGTCTGATACCAGGACCGTCATGCCGGGGCAACGCCGTCGTCCAGACGGCCGACGGGCGATCGAAACGCCCTGTGGACCGGCTCAGACTATCCGGCACGAACGCCCCCGACGTTGTGGCTCGGAGAAATGACGAACTTTTCTGAAACAGCGCCTTCGAGCTACGGTTATCAGAGCGCGGCGGTGACGATTGCGCACACTTCCTCGGACGTGAGTACGACCGGATTGCCCTTCATGCTGCTGGCGCTGCGGGCGCCCTCTGCCAGAGAGGGAATGTCGATCGGCCGGATCCCATACGAGCCGAGCCTGGGTATCCCGAGATCGCGGTTGACCTCGCTGGTCCAGCGAATGGCATCGGCGGCCACGGCCGAGGCGCTGCCGGTGAGCATGCGGCCCACCTCGTCGTAGCGGCGGAGACTCTCGCTCTGAGGCGCGGCCCGGCGAATGGCCGCGACATTGACGGTGATGACGTGCGGCAGCAAGGCAGCACATACGGCTCCGTGCGGAGCGGCAAACCTGCCGCCAAGCGGGGCGGCGATTCCGTGCGCAGCCCCCAATCCGGCGTTGGCCAGCGCCAAGCCGCTCAAGAGGCTTGCCAAGGCCATATCCTCGCGAGCGATTGCGCACTCGCCATCCTCGCAGACCTCGCGAAGCGAGCGAGCAATCCGCGGAATGCCCTCTCTGCAGAATCCGTCCGTAAGCGGGTTTGCTCGCACCGAGACGAACGCCTCGATAAGCTGAGTCAGAGCGTCCAGGCCGGTGGCGGCGGTCAGCGCCGGGGGCAGATCGTAAGTCAGTTCAGGATCGACAAGAGCCACTCGCGGCAGCATCAGTGGGCTTCTGAGGCTCACCTTCAGGCGATGCGGGGTGGACACCAGCACGGCGTTGCGTGTGACCTCCGCGCCGGTCCCCGCCGTGGTCGGAATCGCGATGAACGGTACCGGCGGCTGCGACAAGGGCTTGCCCTGGCCGATGACCTCAAGAAACTCGGTCGGGTTTCCCCCATTGGTGATCATCGCCGCAATAGCCTTGCCGGCATCAATCGCGCTACCGCCGCCAATACTGATCACGATTCGGCAGTTCGATACGACGGCCCGATCGGCTGCGGTGCGTACCATCTCGACCGTCGGTTCGCCGGTGACAGGCAGGGTAACAAATTCGATGTCATGCTTGGCCAGAATGGCGGTGAGCCGGCTCGGGCGGCTGGTCGAGACGCCGGAGACGAGCATCACCTTGCCCTTGCGCACGTTTCCCAACAAGCTCAGTGCAATCGGGCCCGCTTCGGAAAGCGATCCGTTGCCGAAGATGATCCGCGCTGCGGTGGCGAATTCAAAGGTCATTTCGGAATCTCCCAGCCCGCCTCATCGGGAAAAACGGCAGTGTACTTCATGCTGGAGCGAGGCTCGGCCATCATGTCGGCGACGGTGTCGCGCCACTTCGCGTAGTGGGCGGTTTCCTTGTGCTTGGCGGGGGCCTCGGGTGTCTTGTAGACCTCCATGAGGACGAATCGCGTCGGGTCGTCGCTCTGCTGGATGACGTCAAAACGGGCGATGCCCGATTCGCGAATACTGTGTGATGCGTTCTCAATGGTGGCTTGTCGAAAGGCTTCGACACATTCAGGTTTCACGTGAACATGGACAGCTACGATGAGCATTGGCGGAACTCCCGAAAGGGCCGAAAAGCATTGGCCGTCTGGAACCGATAGGATTCTACCAGCCCAAAGCCGCGAGGCAATCGGGCAACCGGGCCGTGAGACGTCGGCACGAACGCCCGCCCGGCATGCGTTGCCCGAAAACGGCAAACCGCATGCGAGGGCAGGCGGTCTCAGGCCCTGTGGGCGGGCCGATCGACGTCAATTGACCCGGCAAGCCGGAACGGCTATAAGGTGGACTCAGGGAGTGTATCCTTTCGGCCTCGGCAGGCGCGGGTGACCGGTGACGCGGATACCTCCGTAAGACATGATCGTAGACTGTCATACCCATATCTGGGAGTCGGTTGAACAACTCGGCCGTGGGTTTGCCCGCGGGCAGGCTCGGGTGAGAGGGGAATTGCCTCTGCGCGCCGGGATAGACGCCCATCGCTTGGCCACGCGCCCGGCGGACAAGGTCTTTGTTCTGGCGTACCGGAGCTATTATCTTGAGGCTGACATTCCGAACGACTACGTGGCAGCGTACGTGCGTCAGCAGGCGGACAGACTCATTGGTTTTGCCAGCGTTGATCCCACCCGTCCACAGGAGGCCATTCAAGAGCTGAGACGGGCTCGGGAGGAGCTGGGAATGCAGGGTCTGAACATCTGGCCGGCGGCACAGGACTTTCACCCGGCCGCCACCTGCGCGATGCGGTTATACCCCGAAGCCTGTCGCTTGGGGATGCCGGTGATGTTCCACATCGACGCGGCGGTGATGCCCGCCAGCAAGATGGAGTATGCCCGGCCGGTCCTCATTGATGAAGTGGCGCGCGAGTTTCCCGAGATGCGGATCATTGTGGCCCAGTTGGGGTATCCATGGACTGATGAGACGATCGTACTGTTGGCCAAGCACCCGAACGTATTCGCTGACATCAGCGGACTGACCAAGAGGCCGTGGCATGCTTACAACGCGCTGTTGTCGGCCTATCAGGCAGGCGTCATGGACCGCCTGTTGTTCGGCAGCAACTTTCCGTACGCCTCACCTGCCGGTTGCATCGAAGCGCTGTACAGCATCAACCAGTTCTGTCACGGCACCAATTTGCCGACCATCCCGCGAGAACAGCTCCGCCAGATTGTCGAGCGAGATGCGCTGGAGATACTGGGGATCGAATCGCCCGCGCCGCCCGTACGGGAGCCGAAGACCGCGGTCATCCGGGCTGATGACTGATCCGTTGGCCCGCGTTCTCCACAACCTGCGGCGTCCCGTTGATTTACGAATGCCCGCGACTACACTGAGGACATGGGCGCGATCCGTTCACCACGACCTGTGAACCTTATCTGCGGGTTCATTTCCAACGACGCGGATCTGATCAGGAGAGCGATCCGAATACTCACACAGTACTACGGGCCGACCGACGCCGTCAGCGAAATCTGGCCTTTTGACGACACAGATTACTACGAACCCGAGATGGGGACGAACCTCTTGCGGCAGTTCGCCTCCTTTGCCGAGCTGATCGATCCCGGCCGATTGGCGAGCATCAAGGTGCACACCAACGAGGTGGAGGGACGGATCGGCTACGAATGCGGCCTGCCTCGCGGCCAAAGGCCGGTCAATCTCGATCCCGGGTACATCGAGCTGAGCAAACTTGTTCTGGCAACGACCAAGAACGGATCTCATCGGATATACATGCGGGAGGGCATTTACGCTGAGTCGACGCTGCACTATCGCGAGGGTAAGTGGCAACCCTGGCCGCACACCTATCCCGATTACGCCAGCGGTCGCTACGATGCCTTCTTCGAGGATGCACGCAATCGCTACAAGAGCAAGCTTGAATCCCTCGGGCAGACGAAACGACCGGAAGGAGGGCGTTTGTGATTTCCGGTCCTGTTCTCATGGCGGCCGGCGTATCGCTTCTTCTGGCGTTCCTGATCAGCGTCGCCCTGACGCCCCTTTGTCGGGCCTGGGCCGTCAAACGGCAGTTCGTTGATCGCCCGCAAGATGAGGGACACAAAGAGCATGAGCGGCCAACGGCTTTCGGCGGAGGCATTGCCATCACGGCCGGAATCCTCGTGCCGATGGGGGGGATGCTTCTGGCCGCCTGGCTGCTGGCGGATTGGCCCGCCGGCCGCTTCGTTTTCCTTGACAAATGGGCTCCGTCGTGGCGCCCTTGGCTCAGAGGCGTTGTGGAGAAGGCTCCCGTTGGGCTGTCGATCATGGCCGGAGCGCTGGCCCTCCATATTGTGGGTCTGATCGACGACCGCCGCCCGCTGTCAGCCCGTGTGAAGCTGCTCATCCAGGCGGCGGTCACATTGGCGATCACCGCAGGGGTCGGCGTTCGCTCCGCGGAGGCGCTCGGACCGCTTCCGGCAGTGCTGCTCACCACATTCTGGATCATCGCACTGACCAACGCATTCAATTTCATGGACAACATGGACGGCCTGTCTGCCGGGGTGGCGGTGTTGACAGCCGTCGTTCTTGCGGTTTCGTCGATGGTCGCCGGGCAAGTATTCGTCCCGTGCGTGCTGATGTTGGTAGCAGGGGGTGCGGCTGGTTTCCTGATCTACAACTTTCCGCCGGCAACGATCTTCATGGGTGACGCCGGCAGCCTCGTGCTGGGTTACATGCTGGCGGTCTGCGCGGTGATGACCACCTTCTACGACCCCGAGATGGGAACAACGCCCTTCGGCGTGCTCGTGCCCGTGGTGGTGTTTGCGATTCCCCTTTACGACATGATCAGTGTCATTATCCACCGCCTGCGGCTGGGTGTCAGCATCTTCCGCGGCGACAGACGGCATTTCTCGCATCGCCTGGTTAAGCGGGGGCTGAGCCCGAGAACCGCCGTCCTCACAATCTACCTAGCCACGCTGGCAACGTCACTTCCGGCGGTGTTGCTGCCCGTGCATGGCTGGGTGGCGGCCCTGCTGATCGTCGCCCAGTGTCTTGCCGTGGTGACGATCATTGCCATTCTGGAATCGTGCAATGAATCGTGAGCCCGCTCCAAACCGTCGGCCGCCAACCGGAGTTGCGCCGGTCGCCGGCCGGGTGCCGCATGCGCTCGATGGTATGGCGTTCCTGGTGCTTCTCCTGATCGTATCGATGCGCGCTCTGCTTTCCGAAACCTACGAATCAGGACTGACCGGCGTTTCGCAGGCCGTCGGCGACATTGCGTCGCTTACGCCCGCGACCACGGTGATGCTCGACACGGCTATCTGGGTAGCGGCCGCAATGGCGGCGTTGGCAACCCTGCTTCGAAGCCGATCGTGGCAACGGACCGGAATCGAAGCCGGTTGGGCAATCATGGCCGTGGCCGCAGTGTGTTCCTGCTGCGTCGCCAGCAACAAGCGCCTGGCGATCAACGCGTCGTGCGACTGGCTAACGACGCCGGTCTTGGCAATCACGCTGGCGAACCTGCTCCGCGAAAGGAGAAGAGTGGTCCTGGTTCTGGCTGTTGTGGTCGCGTCAGGATTGGCTTCCGCGACCAAGTGCGGTTCGCAATTGGGCTGGGAGTTCGGCGATACCTGGCAGGCCTACCAGGAGCAGAAGGCCGAGTTCTGGGGCCGGCAGGGCGTTGCTCTGACCGATCCGACCGTCGAGCTGTTCGAACGGCGCATGATGGCCCGTGAAGCAACAGGCTTCTTGCCATACAGCAACGCCCAGGGCGCGGGGCTGATCCTGGCCGGATTCGCCGGGATTGCCCTGGCTTTTCTTTCCGGGCGGTCACGTACGGCGAAGGGCGTGTGCGGGGTGGTCGCGGCCGTTATTCTCGCATCGGTCGTCACCACCGGAAGCCGCGGAGCAATGCTGGCCGCTCTCATCGGCCTGGCTCTTCTGATAGCGGGCACCCTGATAGGATCGCGTTGGTACCAGAAATGGAAGGCCCTGTGGGCAGGCCTGTGGATAACGGCTGCGATCGGCGTTGCCCTGGTCGTCATCTGGGGGACGACACGCGGCCGTCTGCCCGGCGACTCGCTCCGCTTCAGATGGGAGTATTGGCGGGTCACATCAAA is drawn from Phycisphaerae bacterium and contains these coding sequences:
- a CDS encoding glycosyltransferase family 39 protein; this translates as MFEYMGQCILAGRTLYVDCWDNKPPLLPWVNAAVLALTNDSTVAITVAAGMAAAACVACVAVGVWICFGPHVAGATALLAAFVISLRRNEGCTNGTELYATLFESLAALCLLLAWRATKRRLTAWGLVGGMALALAFTAKQHALGGLIALGVVTLIETIRRRGFRHPLLRILLAACTGFVAVIGCVCAVLRAQGSLGEAVFAVFTSNLVFVRNGHSWFVPVDYQASKLTSQLEPLWPIIWLAGIGLLASVVRWRRPDPDEQIGPQHLPNDLVLLLTVWLGFGAWTVTWGPAHIPRYWHATYVPLFWLSAQTFSFLRPMLTIRPLHVRGLTMVVTLTAGWLMFRPALEIYQFDMKRSIYYAYEDPDRDCLQVIAAEVVRRTAPTDEIYMWGFEPGVYRFSHRFSPSRFFELGKLHALGANAEFLVHEVVETLRARPPRLVLIRRTDYSEVQSGSLAGLDIRGFADLLAREYDPAGLVRDVIFFERRPPGSDTAAPARHIATPSKPVETASPSSMAAPVHR
- the pyk gene encoding pyruvate kinase; the encoded protein is MIRTRLVATVGPACSDAQTLGAMIDAGVNVFRLNFSHGTLDTHQQMLQHIRSEAGRRQAMVAVMGDLCGPKIRLNRIDGGKCELIKGATVVFRRGDALGNAQTLTSSYPALLDDVQVGHRLLIDDGNVQLRARSKTADELVCEVEVPGVISDRKGINLPDSKVSSPALTGKDREDLEWAISNDLDFVALSFVRRPEDLIELREIVLRHNSPIHLVSKIEKPEAVDSLQSIIDQSDVVLVARGDLGVEMDVSRVPLIQKKICLLCRRSRKPVIVATQMLQSMVESPVPTRAEVSDVANAILDHADAVMLSAETSVGKYPLPAVRMIRRIAEQTETFHDQFRHDLGGDSLIRPCLDMAVADGAVVVAERLQTRLIAVWTRKGDAARLLSKHRVHQPILAVTDDERVCRKMAMLYGVVAVCHPPEARLSRIPAALDRILLEKKLAAVGERVVVTVDTRPDLPGETDALFIHVVGSTTKPTSGVAAP
- a CDS encoding iron-containing alcohol dehydrogenase, which produces MTFEFATAARIIFGNGSLSEAGPIALSLLGNVRKGKVMLVSGVSTSRPSRLTAILAKHDIEFVTLPVTGEPTVEMVRTAADRAVVSNCRIVISIGGGSAIDAGKAIAAMITNGGNPTEFLEVIGQGKPLSQPPVPFIAIPTTAGTGAEVTRNAVLVSTPHRLKVSLRSPLMLPRVALVDPELTYDLPPALTAATGLDALTQLIEAFVSVRANPLTDGFCREGIPRIARSLREVCEDGECAIAREDMALASLLSGLALANAGLGAAHGIAAPLGGRFAAPHGAVCAALLPHVITVNVAAIRRAAPQSESLRRYDEVGRMLTGSASAVAADAIRWTSEVNRDLGIPRLGSYGIRPIDIPSLAEGARSASSMKGNPVVLTSEEVCAIVTAAL
- a CDS encoding antibiotic biosynthesis monooxygenase, which encodes MLIVAVHVHVKPECVEAFRQATIENASHSIRESGIARFDVIQQSDDPTRFVLMEVYKTPEAPAKHKETAHYAKWRDTVADMMAEPRSSMKYTAVFPDEAGWEIPK
- a CDS encoding amidohydrolase family protein translates to MIVDCHTHIWESVEQLGRGFARGQARVRGELPLRAGIDAHRLATRPADKVFVLAYRSYYLEADIPNDYVAAYVRQQADRLIGFASVDPTRPQEAIQELRRAREELGMQGLNIWPAAQDFHPAATCAMRLYPEACRLGMPVMFHIDAAVMPASKMEYARPVLIDEVAREFPEMRIIVAQLGYPWTDETIVLLAKHPNVFADISGLTKRPWHAYNALLSAYQAGVMDRLLFGSNFPYASPAGCIEALYSINQFCHGTNLPTIPREQLRQIVERDALEILGIESPAPPVREPKTAVIRADD
- a CDS encoding DUF4416 family protein yields the protein MGAIRSPRPVNLICGFISNDADLIRRAIRILTQYYGPTDAVSEIWPFDDTDYYEPEMGTNLLRQFASFAELIDPGRLASIKVHTNEVEGRIGYECGLPRGQRPVNLDPGYIELSKLVLATTKNGSHRIYMREGIYAESTLHYREGKWQPWPHTYPDYASGRYDAFFEDARNRYKSKLESLGQTKRPEGGRL
- a CDS encoding MraY family glycosyltransferase, giving the protein MISGPVLMAAGVSLLLAFLISVALTPLCRAWAVKRQFVDRPQDEGHKEHERPTAFGGGIAITAGILVPMGGMLLAAWLLADWPAGRFVFLDKWAPSWRPWLRGVVEKAPVGLSIMAGALALHIVGLIDDRRPLSARVKLLIQAAVTLAITAGVGVRSAEALGPLPAVLLTTFWIIALTNAFNFMDNMDGLSAGVAVLTAVVLAVSSMVAGQVFVPCVLMLVAGGAAGFLIYNFPPATIFMGDAGSLVLGYMLAVCAVMTTFYDPEMGTTPFGVLVPVVVFAIPLYDMISVIIHRLRLGVSIFRGDRRHFSHRLVKRGLSPRTAVLTIYLATLATSLPAVLLPVHGWVAALLIVAQCLAVVTIIAILESCNES